The nucleotide window GGGGTGTCCGGCCGGTGGCACCGGTGCTGTTCCACTGTGTTCTGTTTCTCTCGCTCAGGTCTGCTGGCCATGGGCAACCTGATAAAGGTATTGGGCAAAGATTTAGAAAACTGTCCtcattttttcctggattttgaAAGTAAGTCCCATGAGCAGGGTGGGCGTGGGGAGGGCGCCAGGGCTGCCACCGCGGCTGCTGTCCAGAGGATGGGGACAGGCACAATGTCCCCGAgcagccccgtgtccccaggtgcctcGGGGCCCTGAAAAAGTCTGCAAAGTGGGGCGGGGGAGCGGGACCCCAGGAGATCCCCCATCCCTCAAAGAGTGGGGCGGACACCCTGGCTGAGTGGTGGGAtgcaggatgcagcaggacccgGCCCGGGACCACCTCAGGCACACGCCCGCTGCTGTtagctggtggcactggtggccgTGTGGCATGTCCCGTGACACcgccagcacagggacagccttggaggctgggaaaggaggaggggatGCTCCGTGCCACCTGCGCTGCTGGGAAGGTCGGTGCGGTGGCCGCAGCCTGCAGCGAGTGATGGGGAGCAGGGACCTGCCTCAGCTTCCCGTGGATCTGGGCCGGCGGACAGGAAAGGACAGCTCCCGGCCCCCCAGGCTGGACACGGAGGGGTACAGGAGACGGTGGCCACTGTGGCAGGATGCCAGaccgggcacagccccggggctCCAGCTCAGAGCGCAGCTCAGGGCAAGAGCGAGGAGGGTGGCAACAGCGCAGCGGCGTCTGCTCGCCCCAGCTCTGGCCCCAGTTCCATCCCCAGCTGGGACAGGCCGTGCACAGCTCCCCACAGCACCTCTGGCTCCGGCACCCCCCAAAATACCCAGGGCTGGGGTCGCGCAGCCACCCCCTCCCACGGCGAGGGactttcctgctcctcctggctcCTTCAAGGCAGCACAAACTtttcctgcctccagcccccTGGCACAAGGTCTGGGGgctccccaggaccccccgTTTCGGGGCTGGCTCTGCACTAGAGGAGGGGGATGGCTGTAGCCAAGGCTCCAGGGACTCCAGGGACTTCCCGGCGGCTTCTCCTCCCTTCGCTCCTCCCTCTCCATCACCCCATCCGCCAGCGCTCATCACCATCGGGGGGGAAGAGGCTGCACCCGGGGCCGGGAGCAGCCGCGGGGTcacccccggagccccccgagcccccggggagcagcgggggGAGGACggggctccggccgccgccgctgcccgcagCCCAGCACCTCTTCCCCGGGCTCCACCTCACCAtcatgcttttttcctcttgtttcttCTCTTGCAGGTTTCACATGGGGAACCTTCTAAAAGTGTTGACTTATAACGAACTTGACCAAGGCCCTAATTTTTTCCTTGACTTTGAAAGTGagatgggatttttattttccgTTTTCCGTTTCGTACTTATCCTGAGTTCCACATCCACACCATTTTGAGTTCTTGTCCCCGTCGCCCATCGCATCGCGCCCATCCCAGACGTCCTCTCCCACCTTTGCCATCCGGGGGCGTCCCCGGGGAGGGGGGCCAGACCCATGGCCGGGGGCTGTCGCTCCGCACCTCTCCCCCGGGGCACTTCGCAGCCTCTTGGGGCCGAGGGCTGCTCGGGGACCCCTCGTGGTGAGCAGGACGGCGGGCACAGGGCAGCCAGGACTCACCCCCACCTGCCCCCCCACTCCACGGCTTGACTTGAGCTCGGGCAAGGAGAACGGATCAGGGGGAGAACCCCGCCAGGAAGGGCTGCGGGCCGGCGGGGGAGCCGTGGGATGGGGTGCTGGCACCCCGCTCTGGCTCTcgccgccccgggccccgctCAGAGCCCTCCGGGTTTCTCTCCCCGGGGCGCTGCCCTGCAGATGCGCAGCCGACGGAGGCCGAGACGGCGGTGTGGAACCAGGTGAACGCCGTGCTGGAGGAGGCACAGACCATCCTGGCCGAGCTGCAGTCCTACACGGGCGCCGGGCAGGAGATCCGAGAGGTGGGTGCAGCCCCGGCGCCCGCTGCCCGCGCACCCACCGTGGCTTGGGGCAACCGCTGGCGCTCTCCCCTCCCAGGCCATCCAAAACCCCGGGGACCTGCGGCTGCAGGAGCGCGCCTGGAGCGCCGTCTGCCCCCTGGTCGCCAAGCTGAAACGCTTCTACGAGTTCTCCCTGCGGCTGGGTGAGCGCCTGACCTCCCTTGCATTCCCCGCTGTGCATCCCGCATCCCTCCCGGCAGGCAGGAACGGGACCGGCTGCGGGAGTCCCGGCCGTGGAGTGTGCGCGCAGCTCGGGATGCTCagccgtgcctcagtttcccctcgGGGGGTGGGGAGGTGCGGAGGGGGACCAGGAGTGCTCTGTCCCCAGAGAACGCCCTGCGGAGCCTGCTGGAGGCCCTCACGAGCCCCCCCTACGCCCCGACCCAGCACCTGGAGCGGGAGCAGGCCCTGGCCAAGCAGTTCGCCGAGATCCTGCACTTCACCCTCAGCTTCGATGAGCTCAAGGTGCCTCCCTGCGCGGGGCGAGAGCGAGGGGGGGTCCCCACACCGGGACCCTGTGAGCCAGCAGAGTCCCTTGGGACCCCTAAGCCTGGTGTGTCCCCCCCCCAGATGACCAACCCCGCCATCCAGAACGACTTCAGCTACTACAGACGGACCATCAGCCGGAATCGCATCAACAACCTGCAGGTGAGAGGACTCTGCTGGCCTCCCGACCAGGGGTGGCCTCCTCCAGGGATTCACAAGGCTGGGATGGCTCCGGGGGGGTTCAGCCACCCCAGTGACCCCCATCaccctcccccctgccccagctggacGCAGAGAGCGAGGTGAACAACGAGATGGCCAACAGGATGTCCCTCTTCTATGCTGAGGCCACCCCCATGCTCAAAACGCTCAGCAATGCCACCACCAAGTTCGTTTCAGAGGTGAGGGAGGCTGGGGGG belongs to Corvus hawaiiensis isolate bCorHaw1 chromosome 23, bCorHaw1.pri.cur, whole genome shotgun sequence and includes:
- the LOC125337293 gene encoding CYFIP-related Rac1 interactor A-like isoform X2, encoding MGNLLKVLTYNELDQGPNFFLDFENAQPTEAETAVWNQVNAVLEEAQTILAELQSYTGAGQEIREAIQNPGDLRLQERAWSAVCPLVAKLKRFYEFSLRLENALRSLLEALTSPPYAPTQHLEREQALAKQFAEILHFTLSFDELKMTNPAIQNDFSYYRRTISRNRINNLQLDAESEVNNEMANRMSLFYAEATPMLKTLSNATTKFVSENKTLPIEDTTDCLSTMACVCRVMLETPEYRSRFTNTETLLFCMRVMVGVIILYDHVHPVGAFAKTSKIDMKGCIKVLKDQPSTSTEGLLNALRYTTRHLNDDTTSKQIRALLQ
- the LOC125337293 gene encoding CYFIP-related Rac1 interactor A-like isoform X1, whose protein sequence is MAVAKAPGTPGTSRRLLLPSLLPLHHPIRQRSSPSGGKRLHPGPGAAAGSPPEPPEPPGSSGGRTGLRPPPLPAAQHLFPGLHLTIMLFSSCFFSCRFHMGNLLKVLTYNELDQGPNFFLDFENAQPTEAETAVWNQVNAVLEEAQTILAELQSYTGAGQEIREAIQNPGDLRLQERAWSAVCPLVAKLKRFYEFSLRLENALRSLLEALTSPPYAPTQHLEREQALAKQFAEILHFTLSFDELKMTNPAIQNDFSYYRRTISRNRINNLQLDAESEVNNEMANRMSLFYAEATPMLKTLSNATTKFVSENKTLPIEDTTDCLSTMACVCRVMLETPEYRSRFTNTETLLFCMRVMVGVIILYDHVHPVGAFAKTSKIDMKGCIKVLKDQPSTSTEGLLNALRYTTRHLNDDTTSKQIRALLQ
- the LOC125337293 gene encoding CYFIP-related Rac1 interactor A-like isoform X3; its protein translation is MGNLIKVLGKDLENCPHFFLDFENAQPTEAETAVWNQVNAVLEEAQTILAELQSYTGAGQEIREAIQNPGDLRLQERAWSAVCPLVAKLKRFYEFSLRLENALRSLLEALTSPPYAPTQHLEREQALAKQFAEILHFTLSFDELKMTNPAIQNDFSYYRRTISRNRINNLQLDAESEVNNEMANRMSLFYAEATPMLKTLSNATTKFVSENKTLPIEDTTDCLSTMACVCRVMLETPEYRSRFTNTETLLFCMRVMVGVIILYDHVHPVGAFAKTSKIDMKGCIKVLKDQPSTSTEGLLNALRYTTRHLNDDTTSKQIRALLQ